The genomic segment ccctccttccccattCTAGGTTCCTAGAGACAAACACCGCCTGCACTAACCCCCTCAACCCCAGGTTCCTCAGAATTGGAGTACCCTTTGCCAGATCTCTAAGTCCCTGAGTCACCAGCTTCACCTGTCTCTTCCTATGGAAGGCAACATTTTCTGCTCCTTTCCTGAGGAAATGAGCAAGGCAGAAGGGACTCTTTTGGTACTGGGGATCCAGACCCCAAAGGTCTCACCATGGACTGCTTTGTGTTACATGCTCCCTTAtgtatttctcagtctgttccatCCTTTCCCTTTGAAGTAACTATTGGGCATACCCTGTCTCCCCCTTCCCATACCCTCACCCACAGGCTCACACATGGCTATTTCCCTGACAATTACACTAGAAAATAAGAAACCCCTCCTACAAATGCACACAAACCATCAACAGCATACATCATTATTACACTCACACTGTCACAGAGTAGCTGAAGGAAACTCTCACGCTATCATATGTGCCCATTATAGAGGAACTGTTACAGAAACACACACTCTTCTCCCgataaagaaaacacacatactCTCGCATTCTCACTGACATAGATCTTTACACTGACAAATCCAGTTGTAAAAATGACCCagacttccttcctcttttctaacACCCTTACTGACATGTGTTTTGCTTGCAGTTATATCCCAACAGTCTAACACTGATACATAATAGacaatatatatttgttggaTAAATTAGCAAAATTAGTCCTCAAAGACATAACCAGTCTATCTTGCACAGCTTCCCTCACTGTCATGCACTTTCACATCTGGCTTTCCCCTCGTGGATGCACAGTCCCACAAACACAAAGTAATTAAGTTATCACGCACACTCCTAAGCTAAAGGACAACCCCTGGCCCAGGGGTCTCTCCCAGAGCGTGGAGGGAGCCGGATGGGATCCAAAGGGTCTCCCCCTGTGGCTGAGCCCTCCCTTtactcctccccctgccccagcctcagccccagctgctcctcttttaattggaggtacttctttattctgcaggcaaggggaggggggctgggatggcgctggggttgggggtggtgttACCAGGTGGCCTCAGGGCTCAAACTCACCTAGACATGTGCAAGATATCCCTGCAGGGCAAGGACCACGTCTGCCAAGTCTGGTGTTGAGGAGGCAGCTTAAAATGAATGGAGTCAGAAAAGCAGCATTTGAGCCCTGTCTCTGTCCTGTTTCCAGctttcagtgcctcagtttcctcatctgtagaatggagatAACAAAAGCCACACCACAGGATTATTGGAAGATGAGATGAGATAACTGCTGTGACTGAAGGTGCCTAGGACATCACTGGTGCTTTGTGGGCCCTGCTTCCTAACACCCCCCTCCCTTTCTAACTCGGCAAAGCATGGAAAAGTGCTGTGGAAACAGAAGCTGCACAGAATATAAGCTTTTTGTGAGTCTCCTCCCCCACTTCAGAAAGCTTTCCAACCTGCAGCGCTGTGCTCAGGTGTCACTACTTCCGGGAGGGGGGGGCCAGAGCCCGATGAATCCTCACCCTTTTGTCTCATCTTCCTTGGCAGAGAAGGGACTGAGAGGGTAACCCTGGCCCCTCAGCAACTATCCTAGTGAAAGATAAAGGTTAAAATGGACTCAAAGAACTCCAGCTGCGGGGAAGGCAGCACCTCAGAACTAGATTGGGATAAAAGTTGACTCAGATAAGCaggagaggtgggtgggaagcACGGAAGAGATTAAGCAGGCAGGCAGGCCGCTGTGAGGGCAGGGGCAAGTTAGGATATCCCTGGGTTGTTGGGTTTTGAGAAGAAGAGCACCCTGAAAGTCTTATGGGGCCACTAGGCAGGATTTGCCGCCCTTAGGCTGGGCCAGCAAGGGTGAGGTCTCCTCCCACGTACCCTGGACAACTGGTGTAGACCTGAGGAGATGAGTGAGGCAGGTGCACAAAGGGTTGGAATAGGCTTGGTTGGAAAGCCATAGGGGCTGGGAAGGTgcacctggagggagaagaaagggggAAGAAGAGTGTTAGGAGCCTTCAATGGGCTTCCTGCATGGGCCAGAGAGTGGCAAAGGGTAGTTGAGGGTAACTAGATAGATAGGGTTTTAATTGCAGCAGGCGGAACTGGGATTAGGCTTGAAATGTGATTTCTTGACTAAAAGGAGGGAAGGCAACAGGGACCAAGCCTCAAAGGGAACTGAAGCGCCCCTCCCCATAGTTTTCAGCCTTATACAGAGAAAATAGTTCAGATCTAGGGGGTCCCTGAACAATCCTCTTCTGTATGTGGGACTTTGAGCAGGTTTGTTCATCTCACCAAgtctcagtttttgttttctatttttaaaacatgagatATAATACATGTACCACAATATTCAGCCTTTTAACTCAACAATCCAgtgggggtttgttttttttagtatattcataaagttgtgcgaccatcaccactaattcctgaatattttcatcattccaaATAGAAACTTTATGTGCATTTGTAGCTATTTCATACTCCTCGCTacctccagctcctggcaaccacttatctactttttgtctctatgcatttgcctcttctggatggttcatataaatggaatcatatggcatgtggccttttgtgcctggcttctttcacttaacatgtttTCTAGAttcttccatgttgtagcatgactAGGActtccttttgattcttttttttggctgaataatattccattgtttgaatacacgttttatttatccattcatccgatGATGGACATCGGAGTTCTTTTCACTTTTTGTccattatgaataatactgccataaacattcattctgttttcttaattatttaaaaatggggATGTTTCTGTTAACTTCACAGGGTTACTGTGCATCTTAAATGAGATCAATGTggtgtggtgcctggcacataataatttctcagtaaaacatttatatttatctCTGCTATAGTTCCCTCAAGTTAAAAGGCAGGAAAGAGACTCATTCAGGCTCAAACATCTTCCAAAGAAAGTTCTGGAACCTCCTGGGTAGAGGTATAGTGCCCTCCAACTGGGTAGGTAGAGAGGAGAGAACTGACAAGGGACTAGAGATCTTGCTCATGTTTCTGCTTAGTGTTTACAGCCACCAACTCCACATCTGGCTTTGTTTTGAGTGGGCCGTTTTCTACCTGCCTGGAGCCCAGGCAAGGTTTTCCCCATAGAGATGTGCTTCCAACCAGCAGCCAGGCTTCCAGGCCAACCCATAAAAGTAGGTCGAATCCAACTCCTCCATCTTGATCAAGTCACTTAGTCTCTGTGAAATTTGGTTTCCTTGCAtccataaaatagggataatactCATCTTGAAGGGTTCGTGTAGAGTTTATGGTGTTTTCCATAACATTTACTACCATCTGGCTTATTATATTTGCTTCTTTGTTTATTGTCAGACCCTCTCTATAGAAtctaagctccatgaggacaggaactttgttttgttcactgctgttttCCCAATGCCAAGAACAGtgactgacacatagtaggtactcaataaaatatctgttgaataaggagattctttcattcattatttACCCAAGATGAATATCTTTTGTGGGTTGGGGCTGTTCTCCACAGTGGGGAATATAGATGAGTAAGCCATTCCCTGCCTCCAAGGAGATCTCTTCAGGTGGAAGTAACAGACGCAAAGCAAATAGATTGCAATGAGACTTGTTAAGAAGAATGTGAGCCTTCATATTCTAGCATCTTACCTGATGGAGACAGCCCCTCCCTGAAGACCTGTTGAATCTGAAATAGACCAGAAATAGATTCCAAGTGATCCAACCTGGGCCCTTCCCAGGGCTTGGCTCCTGGGAGGGAGCGGACCTTTCTCTACTAGagagggaaaagagaggaagcagaaaaagggagtttccttcttctctcctggGCTCTAAGCCAGGGAGCCACAGGCAAAACTTTGAAAGGGCCTAGATTTGTCCTAGATGCATTTCCCCGATCTTGGTcccaccagccccagcccccaccaacTTAAgcccctaggcctccctcccaaGATTCCAAAAGTAAGGAAATAACCCCTTCCCCTCACTACAGTTCAAAGTTTTCTTGCTTGGAATAGCCAGTCCTGGGCTACTTGCTAGGTGAAAGCAATCTGGTTGAATTCATTCATATACTGTGGGAACTGCTTCTTGAGGCTTCTGTTTATTTATAAGAAAAGGGGGCATCTTGAGGCATGGGCACCCCCTGGCAGCAGGCCCTAAGCCAATTCCCATGACTTGTCCCTGCCTTTTAGGAAGTCTTCCCTCCCTCAGTTTCTCTAAACAGGCTGAGGTGGGGTGGTTGCTGCCTTTTTCAACAACATATAGCCAGCTGTTCATAAGCCTGTGTTTTAAAGGACAAGCCTGAACTCACCTTCCTGCCTGAGAGGCCTGGGCTCCATACCCAGGGAATAGTCTTCTACTTTCTAATAAGCCGGACTTGAAGTTTAGAGTAAATCCTCTGGTTGACAGACAGGTGCTTCCCAGCTGAGCCCTTGGGGAGATTTTCCAGTAGCACAGGGATACCCCTTTCTCAGAGGCCTGATGGGCTGGCTCGTTTGGCTCAATTCTAAGTGAGGGGCTCCTGCCAGGCTGGGAAGAGGACTCTGACCTCCAGCCTCTTGGGTCCATCTGTCTATTGGTCTTGGGAATGGCGGTGTCCTATtcgttttctttctccttttaagtCTCTGGTttgcctcttctctctcttcctgaaatacttctctgagcctcggtcgTCAGTCCCTCTGACTCTGGCTCCTACATCTGTCTCGCCTCCCGGCCTCCGTCTCCTCTTTTCCGCCCCTCCCCCGCGCTGTCATTCACCCCGTTCCTTTCCGCGCACAGCCAATGGAGAGACCCGGCCGAAACGGCGAGGCTCTCTCGCACCGGGCTTTTTCGCCCGGTGATTGATGTCCCAGAGTCAACAGTGAGCGAGAGCAGCCGGAGAGGGGAAGGAGTAGTCGGAGAGGGGAAGAATACGGtgccccttctctccttcccctcccccctacTTTAGCCTTTCTGCGCACTTCGCCTTCAAGTCTGCGCAGCCAGGAGCCGCTGCCGCCTCCGCGCCCCTGAGCGCTGCCCCCAAACCAAGCACAGCAAGCGCCACCGCCCAGGCCCCCCCCCTTCGCGGGGCCGGGGTCGGGGGCCAGCATGGAGCACCTGGGTCCACACCATCTCCACCCGGGCCACGCGGAGCCCATCAGCTTCGGCATCGACCAGATCCTCAACAGCCCAGACCAGGGCGGCTGCATGGGGCCCGCCTCGCGCCTCCAGGACGGAGAATACGGCCTTGGCTGTTTGGTTGGAGGCGCCTACCCTTACGGCGGAGCGGGCCCCGCAGCCGGTGCGGGGGCCGGGGGCGCGGGGGCCTATAGCGCTGGAGGCCCGAACGGCCCCGGTGgcccggcgggcggcggcggcggagcctGCAGCATGGGCCCGCTGGCCGGCTCCTACAACGTGAACATGGCCTTGGCGGGCGGCCCCagtcccggcggcggcggcggcggcgggggtggcggcggcggaggcgcGCTGAGCGCTGCTGGGGTGATCCGGGTGCCCGCGCATAGGCCGCTAGCTGGTGCGGTGGCTCACCCCCAACCTCTTACTACCGGCTTGCCCACCGTGCCCTCCGTGCCTGCCGTGCCGGGCGTCAACAACCTCACCGGACTCACCTTCCCCTGGATGGAGAGTAACCGCAGATACACAAAGGACAGGTTCACAGGTGAGTCCGGCCCGCGCGCGCACCGCCTGGCCGCGGCCCGGGCTCTGCACTTCCCCTCCCATGCTCCGTGGCTCCCCGCAGCCCTCTCTGCGCCCCAGGTCACCCAGTTTCTCTTGGTGCTTCCCCCAAGTTCAGCCGCCCGCCACCTTCCTAAGCTCGCGGAATCGACTTGCAGGAAGAGTTCTCCTAGCCTGGGCCCCTCTCCGTCTCTCCCGCAGAACCCCTGATCTGAGAAGCTCTCCCCGATCCCCTCTCGCGCTCCCTGGGCCCGGTTAGGCGGAGGGAAGGGGGATATAGCTTCGAGACTACCTTCCGTCGGCATTTGGGGCTCGGGAATCTCGGAGAAAGGGGCGCAATGTGAGCAAACTGTTTCTTCGAACCCTAGAATCAGACGCAAGGAAAATAGGTTCCCCACCTCCCGtcccctaaacacacacacacacacacacacacacacacacacacacacacacacacacacacacacacacacacacacacacacacacacacacacacaccgcgcTCCGAGGTACTGTGCCCATCGCGCTGCCGGGAGCCCCGGAGCCCGAAGTAAAGCAGCAGAGCTGGCGGGCCCTTCTTCTCAGACTGCGGGCTCCGTCCGGGTCCGTGGCAGCTTGAGACTGAGCCGTCCGCTTCATTTTCGTTCTGTCCCGGCTCGGCATCCTCCCCCCTGGGCCCAGCCTTGTTCCCTCCGGCGTGAATAATACACCGGGCAAGCCTGTGATCGATCGGCAGCCGAAAAGACAACTCCTGGGACGATTACGCACTCCGCGGCGGCCGCCTGCCGCCCTCTCCTCTGCCTGCTCCGCGCCTCCTCCGCTCGCCTCGGCTCCCTCTGCTCCCGCTTCCGCTCAAGGCATTCAACTGTCGCTTTTGCGCGGGCCCCTTTCCCTGGCCTCACTTCCCGCCGCGCTTAAAGTTCCCTGGATCGGAGACTACGATCCTCCCACCGGGTTAGCGCCCAAGCCCGCTGGGAAGCAGCCACGAGTTGAGCCTGGGTTCCTGGTGGGGACTTAGAGAAGGAAGCACAGGCCGCTTCCCACCGACCTTAAAGTGGGGCTCCCAGGGAGCTGGGGCTCCCAGGGGTCTCAGGCTCCAGGGCCCAATGATGGAAGGGGAATAGGCAGCTTAGAGCTAGACCCTGGGCTGAGCGCCTGTTCCAGCCTTGGAACCTTGGCCTGGACTCTGGGTCTGTGGCAGAAGTgggagtggagggagacagaacgGCCATTCCGCTCTGGGCATCCAGAAAGGGCCCTGTACTCAGGGGACCCCAGTGCCCCAACCCAAGTCCTCTCAGGCCTGAGGGGGCAGAGCCTAGTGCCCCattcccctacccccacccaggCCAGGCTACTCGTAAAGGGCTTTGATGGAAGCCCCCAGTCTGAAGCCCAGTGGGCCTGTATCTCTGGCAGAAAGGTACTCCACATAGCCCACCTAGGGTAGCCACAGCCTGCCTTAATCTTGCTTCAGGCCTGAAGGTTCTGAGGGAGAATATGGCTGTCCCCTTGTGTCAGTCGAGTTGTCCATCtgcctgtgtgtctgtttgggtGTATAGCCCTATAAGTTGCCCCTGTTGTATatgatgtgtctgtgtgtgttgctGTGTGATGGAGCCCCAGGGCAGGCCCTGCAGTCCAAGGTCTTGACCATGGACGGCCTCTTACTGTTGAGTAACTTCTCTGAGGCTGGAGGCCTGGGGCTGTGGGGTGCTGTGACCTTTAACTGGCCTCAGACATGCCCTCCAGGAGATTGCGGCTGTGTCTGGTGGGCTCGTGGGAGCCCGGGGCTTGGGAGGCCTCCGTGGTGGCAGCTGCGACGGCCTGGAGTGAGGGTGGGGGCCATTTCAGGACACGGGCTTGGAGCCGAGGCTGACGGGAGGATCACAGCCCTGCTCTTGGGGTCTAGTTGCTGCGCTCGCTGACTCGCGGGGTGTCGGGCCTGGGACGCCTCCTGACGCTCTGCCGCTTGCCTCTGCCGTCTGTCTGTCTCCCGCTCCAGTGGCCCTCTCACCCTTCACTGTAACACGCCGTATAGGTCACCCCTATCAGAATCGGACGCCCCCCAAGAAGAAGAAGCCGCGCACGTCCTTCACGCGCCTGCAGATTTGCGAGTTGGAGAAGCGCTTCCACCGCCAGAAGTACCTTGCCTCAGCCGAGCGCGCCGCCCTGGCCAAGGCGCTCAAAATGACCGACGCGCAGGTCAAAACCTGGTTCCAGAATCGGCGGACGAAGTGGAGGTGAGCGCGCggggcgggcgcgggcgcggtAGGCGCAGTCTCCAGCTCGGGGGGGGGGTCCTCTCTTGGGGTGTTCACAGTCCCTCGCTCGCCGCTTTCTGATGGCTCTGGGGCCGCTCTGCTAGGCTCGTAGGGAGCGGGAAGCTACCGTGGCCGATGACACAATGGGGCTGGAGGGCCCCGGCTGTTTTGCTTTCCGGCTTTCTTTGCCGCTGTAGACGCGACTGGTCTCCGCCGCTGCTTGGGGGAAACGCCTGGGTTTGAGCGCATTCAGCACATCCCGGGCTTCCGAGATGAGTGAGTCTTGAGGGACTTTGCACAAACTCATGTGTACAGAGATTCCTTCTCTATCCCGGAGACTGGAGGCAGGATGGGACGCGCCTTGTTTCTGCGCCCCAGCCGGGGCTCCCGTTAGAGCGTCTGGGGCCTCAAACCACCGGCctgggccctgctgacaccctctTCCCCCAGACGTCTGGCCTCGGCGCAGCGGGTCCCCCACTCAGGAAGGGGAAAATCAATCTGCGCCGGCTGCAGCGGGGTTTTCGTAAAGGGGATCAATCAGGAGCAGATGGATGTGCGTGTATGAGTGAGACATTTTCTCTTCTCTAGGTCACACACTCACAACTAAACTcatccccccaccacacacacacacacacacacacacacacacacatacacacgcacgcaGGCAGGCACTTTCACTGTTTGCACCCTCCCGCACTTCTGGCTGCATGCTCCGTTTCACATGCATCAGGAGTTTCTTGCTAGTTCAGGCCTCAAGGGGTAGAGCAAGAGAGTCTGGGCGAAGTCCCCGGCGCCGGGACGGGCGGGCCTGGGGCCGGAGGAAGGAATTGGAGTTTCCTCTTTTTCTGAACGAAGGCGAGGAATCTGCCTGGGATTCCGCCACCGTGGCCACAAAGGAAGCTACTGGCCCTCGGGTCTGCTGCCTGACCCCGCCCCAACAACATTGCTGCCACTAGGGAAGGGGTGTGGGACGAAACTCCAGGCCTCCGGAAAGCTAAAGAGGGTccaagggctgggggtggggtgcactTGGGTTCCCAAGTCTCACCCTGGGCTGCAGCCTAGGGGAGGGAGCCAGGCAAGCTTTTGGGGTGGCggcagagagaaaaacagagagtagCAGGCAGAGGGAAACTGAATCACAAGGGGAGGGGCAGAGATAGACTCCCCacccagaaagaaaaggaaaaaccagGCAGCCTGAAGAAGTCTTATATAAACCAATGAGCCAATGAACGACTAAATCCTTCATTTTCGTTTCAAACAAATTAAATtctgagagaaggaaggaggtggggtgAGAGAAAACAAGAGTTAAAGACACAAAGCCTAAAGGAAGAGAAGTAGACTATTTGAAatgcagggaggaaggagaagacgagagacagaaagaaacatAGAACGAAAAGGCAAgaaaggggaggtgggaaggaggctggCGTCTGCCACTGGGAGAGGTCTCCTGGCTTCTTGAGGCTTCATCGATCGCCTACAAATTGCTTCTGGAGGCCCCGGGGACTCCCATTAGATCTGTCCACCTTAGAGACAGACGTTTGATCTCAGTTGACAGGGTGGAGGGGAGGCATTAAATGGAATAAATGAGTCATCGCCTCCCTAGACCGCCTCGGAGGAAACTGTCTTGTCCAGCGAGAGTCCCAGCAGGGCACAGGGCTCGGTGCAGGAGGTTGGAAGCCTGGGACAGTTTCACAGAGAGAAGGTGTCGAAGAGAGGTCTGCCAGGGCAGCTCATATCCACTGGCCTTTGTCTCTGCCCTGGACTGGTGGGGAGGTTGAGGCCCCTCAGGCTTGGGAAGGCACCTGGTCTtccttggggctggggagaggggaggtgcgATCCTAGCCCTGTCTGTGCCTTCCAAGGCTAGTGCGGGTGTGGGCCCTGTGTGGAGATGGGAAGCCTCAGATGCCTGTGCCTAGTGGATTTTCCCACAGCTCCCCCAGGATACCCCCGCTCCATCTACTTTTGGGGTTTCCAGTCTTTGAGTCAGGACCCTCAAGATAAGGAGCTGCATTAAAGGGCCCAAGCTGGAGTTGGGGGCCACGAAAGGGAGCAGTGCTCTCTCAGACGGTCTCTAGGGAGCACTCCCGAAGCCTCGGTAACGGCTTGTCCCTGGTGCAGGCGGCAGACTGCGGAGGAGCGTGAGGCCGAAAGGCAGCAGGCGAACCGcatcctcctgcagctgcagcaaGAGGCCTTCCAAAAGAGCCTGGCGCAGCCGCTGCCCGCCGACCCGCTATGCGTGCACAACTCGTCACTCTTCGCCCTGCAGAACCTGCAGCCATGGTCTGACGACTCGACTAAGATCACCAGCGTCACGTCCGTGGCGTCGGCCTGCGAGTGAGCCTGCCTGCTCAGACCCTCAAGACCCAGGGCACAGCCAAGGGGTGGCCGAGGCCGGAGAGCCAGGACTCTCGCCAGCTCTCCCGCCTCAGACTGCGAGCAGCAGGGGAACCCCACGCCCCTCCCGCACCCGCCCACGCACTCATGCCAACGCTGTTCTCCTttttgttagaaaagaaaagagtgcGCAGGACAGGAATACATGGCCGCTTCCCAGATGCCTATGTGGTCCTGCGCCCTCTGGAACTGTTAAGAGTCCTCTgtgtccattttattttattctgatttttaatgtGAGACTGACAAAGGCAGGAGAGGTGGTATAAGAGCTTCTGGGGTCCCTAGAGGACAGCATGGGCTGTCATTTGAACTTGCCCTGGGGGGAAACCCCTCTCTGTTTCCCACTCCTCATCATTCACTGACACCCACAGGCCCACACAGAGGCAATTTCACTGTCCCTGCTGGTGTCATCCCACAGTCACACACAGGGGACCTATGGCAGAATGTAATGTCATGCATACACGGGACCATAGCCTTCATACACTTGATCCTTACTAGCAGGCATAGTCCAGGGGTGACCCAGATGCATTCTGAACAGCATGGGACTTCTCACAAACACAAGGCCACA from the Vicugna pacos chromosome 11, VicPac4, whole genome shotgun sequence genome contains:
- the TLX1 gene encoding T-cell leukemia homeobox protein 1; the protein is MEHLGPHHLHPGHAEPISFGIDQILNSPDQGGCMGPASRLQDGEYGLGCLVGGAYPYGGAGPAAGAGAGGAGAYSAGGPNGPGGPAGGGGGACSMGPLAGSYNVNMALAGGPSPGGGGGGGGGGGGGALSAAGVIRVPAHRPLAGAVAHPQPLTTGLPTVPSVPAVPGVNNLTGLTFPWMESNRRYTKDRFTGHPYQNRTPPKKKKPRTSFTRLQICELEKRFHRQKYLASAERAALAKALKMTDAQVKTWFQNRRTKWRRQTAEEREAERQQANRILLQLQQEAFQKSLAQPLPADPLCVHNSSLFALQNLQPWSDDSTKITSVTSVASACE